A window of the Pecten maximus chromosome 19, xPecMax1.1, whole genome shotgun sequence genome harbors these coding sequences:
- the LOC117318109 gene encoding trichohyalin-like produces the protein MKHDKTTKSRQHTRAIHNPPRADNTPIAGKSHLIADKTPRADNTPRGRTRHQEPDQDTKSRQHNKRRQHNKSRQHTKSRQDTKSRQDTKSRQHSKSRPHTNSIEQQEQTTHQEQTRHQEQQHTHQVADQKRRSRQTPRERRHQERDNTPRADNTRRADKTARGNHTNDQNNTPNQYNTPRADNTQESYKTRIRHNRPRADSTPIATRQEEQKETKSRQDETPRADNTRMETRHGEQKRDQEETRRDTQEQTTHQEQTNRPRADKTPRADNTPRADNRPRADKTPRADKTTKSRRHQEQTRHQEQTTHQDELQHTKEQTTHQ, from the exons ATGAAGCATGACAAGACAACCAAGAGCAGACAACACACCAGAGCGATACACAACCCACCAAGAGCAGACAACACACCAATAGCAGGAAAATCACACCTAATAGCAGACAAGACACCAAGAGCAGACAACACACCACGAGGCAGGACAAGACACCAAGAGCCGGACCAAGACACCAAGAGCAGACAACACAACAAGAGAAGACAACACAACAAGAGCAGACAACACACCAAGAGCAGACAAGACACCAAGAGCAGACAAGACACCAAGAGCAGACAACACAGCAAGAGCAGACCACACACCAACAGCATAGAACAACAAGAGCAGACAACACACCAAGAGCAGACAAGACACCAAGAGCAACAACACACACACCAAGTAGCAGACCAGAAACGGAGGAGCAGACAGACACCAAGAGAGAGGAGACACCAAGAGCGGGACAACACACCAAGAGCAGACAACACACGAAGAGCAGACAAGACAGCAAGAGGCAACCACACCAATGATCAAAACAACAcaccaaat CAGTACAACACACCAAGAGCAGACAACACACAAGAGTCATACAAGACACGGATCAGACACAATAGACCAAGAGCAGACAGCACACCAATAGCAACAAGACAGGAAGAGCAGAAAGAGACCAAGAGCAGACAAGACGAGACACCAAGAGCAGACAACACACGAATGGAGACAAGACACGGAGAGCAGAAAAGAGACCAAGAGGAGACAAGACGAGACACCCAAGAGCAGACAACACACCAAGAGCAGACAAACAGACCAAGAGCAGACAAGACACCAAGAGCAGACAACACACCAAGAGCAGACAACAGACCAAGAGCAGACAAGACACCAAGGGCAGACAAGACAACCAAGAGCAGAAGACACCAAGAGCAGACAAGACACCAAGAGCAGACAACACACCAAGATGAACTACAACACACCAAAGAGCAGACAACACACCAATAG
- the LOC117318110 gene encoding serine/arginine repetitive matrix protein 5-like, with amino-acid sequence MRQHTKSKNHTKSKNTTNSRQTPRADNTPRADKTRRGRPSHQEQTTHQRADNTTRAYKTPRADQTPRADNTPRAKNTPTADKHTKSRYKPTKSRQDTKEDNTQRADKSQQEQTKTPRADKTPKSIQTHEEQTRHGEQTREPRETHKRADKTRRADKTPRADNQQEQQDTKSRQHTESRQDTKSRQHTKSRQHTKSRQDTRQHNTPRGTTHQEQKTTPRANNTPRADNTPRADKTPRADKTPRADNTPNEQQHNKSRQETKSRQDTKSRPHTKSRQHTKSRQHTKSRQDTKSRQTQAATKSRQHTKSRQDTKSRQDTKSRKHTKSRKDTKSRQHTKSTQDTKSRQHTKSRQNTKSRQHTKRRQHTKSRQHTKSRQHTTSRQSHQEETTTPRADNTPRADNTRRADKTPRADNTPMRRQHTKSRQDTKSGQHTKSRQDTKSGQQNKSRQDTKSRRDTKSRQHTKSRQHTKSRQHTNSRQNTKSRQHTKSRQKHPRAENTKSRQHTKSRQHTKSRQNTKSRKHKSRQDTKSRQHTKSRQTPRADNTPKQTTHEEQTRHQEADKDTKSRATHQERQTHQEQTTHKEQTRHNEQTRQQEQTRHQEQTTHKEQTRHQDADKTARAYNTPISYNTPISYNTPIS; translated from the coding sequence ATGAGACAACACACCAAGAGCAAAAACCACACCAAGAGCAAGAACACAACCAACAGCAGACAAACACCAAGAGCAGACAACACACCAAGAGCAGACAAGACACGAAGAGGCAGACCAAGCCACCAAGAGCAGACAACACACCAAAGAGCAGACAACACAACAAGAGCATACAAGACACCAAGAGCAGACCAGACACCAAGAGCAGACAACACACCAAGAGCAAAGAACACACCAACAGCAGACAAACACACCAAGAGCAGGTACAAACCAACCAAGAGCAGACAAGACACCAAAGAAGACAACACACAAAGAGCAGACAAATCACAACAAGAGCAGACTAAGACACCAAGAGCAGACAAGACACCCAAGAGCATACAAACACACGAAGAGCAGACAAGACACGGAGAGCAGACAAGAGAACCAAGAGAGACACACAAGAGAGCAGACAAGACACGAAGAGCAGACAAGACACCAAGAGCGGACAACCAACAAGAGCAACAAGACACGAAGAGCAGACAACACACCGAGAGCAGACAAGACACCAAGAGCAGACAACACACCAAGAGCAGACAACACACAAAGAGCAGACAAGACACAAgacaacacaacacaccaaGAGGGACAACACACCAAGAGCAAAAAACCACACCAAGAGCAAACAACACACCAAGAGCAGACAACACACCAAGAGCAGACAAGACACCAAGAGCAGACAAGACACCAAGAGCCGACAACACACCCAATGAGCAACAACACAACAAGAGCAGACAAGAAACCAAGAGCAGACAAGACACCAAGAGCAGACCACACACCAAGAGCAGACAACACACCAAGAGCAGACAACACACCAAGAGCAGACAAGACACCAAGAGCAGACAGACACAAGCAGCAACCAAGAGCAGACAACACACGAAGAGCAGACAAGACACCAAGAGCAGACAAGACACCAAGAGCAGAAAACACACCAAGAGCAGAAAAGACACCAAGAGCAGACAACACACCAAGAGCACACAAGACACCAAGAGCAGACAACACACCAAGAGCAGACAAAACACCAAGAGCAGACAACACACCAAGAGGAGACAACACACCAAGAGCAGACAACACACCAAGAGCAGACAACACACCACGAGCAGACAATCACACCAAGAGGAGACAACCACACCAAGAGCAGACAACACACCAAGAGCAGACAACACACGAAGAGCAGACAAGACACCAAGAGCAGACAACACACCAATGAGGAGACAACACACCAAGAGCAGACAAGACACCAAGAGCGGACAACACACCAAGAGCAGACAAGACACCAAGAGCGGACAACAGAACAAGAGCAGACAAGACACCAAGAGCAGACGAGACACCAAGAGCAGACAACACACCAAGAGCAGACAACACACCAAGAGCAGACAACACACCAATAGCAGACAAAACACCAAGAGCAGACAACACACCAAGAGCAGACAAAAACACCCAAGAGCAGAAAACACCAAGAGCAGACAACACACCAAGAGCAGACAACACACGAAGAGCAGACAAAACACCAAGAGCAGAAAACACAAGAGCAGACAAGACACCAAGAGCAGACAACACACCAAGAGCCGACAGACACCAAGAGCAGACAACACACCAAAGCAGACAACACACGAAGAGCAGACAAGACACCAAGAGGCAGACAAGGACACCAAGAGCAGAGCAACACACCAAGAAAGACAAACACACCAAGAGCAGACAACACACAAAGAGCAGACAAGACACAACGAGCAGACAAGACAGCAAGAGCAGACAAGACACCAAGAGCAGACAACACACAAAGAGCAGACAAGACACCAAGATGCAGACAAGACAGCAAGAGCATACAatacaccaatatcatacaacacaccaatatcatacaatacaccAATATCATAA
- the LOC117317793 gene encoding protein phosphatase 1K, mitochondrial-like, with protein sequence MKAMLTTLHKGPRLVSNTGWQFCNSGLISPQGNKNSTRETSQQQQWYCSLIKNQELFQNKNRFSENKDQLRCYPRLYSSIIECCHKHGGKQFRLISRNIRPSVRAPTRFMGVLSDPENKGKKQVGINFDTIGSWNNRISMPILIKESIQTGKLIPQIPLEKIGTASLLGRRNRNEDRYAIKKLSSEYLYFGIFDGHNGDLASEYLQSCMSDSLSFWLSREPDESVVLRQSFIDLNNSLARHLTLYWLDDEQFSAGSTATVCVLQHSTELTIGHVGDTRALLCRGGKAIALTQDHNPDNIGERKRIQARGGVITPNSLGTPKVNGNLSMTRCIGNLPLKKYGVTEHPEIKTKKLDHGRDAFLALVSDGVSFVLSDQEVVDITCSCTNPQEAASRVTDQALQFGSEDNATCVIIPLGAWGKYSTDTGTIQYSFGRTFVPLRDS encoded by the exons ATGAAGGCAATGCTCACAACGTTACATAAGGGCCCAAGACTCGTCTCAAATACTGGCTGGCAATTTTGTAATTCTGGTTTAATTTCCCCTCAAGGGAATAAAAATAGCACAAGGGAGACATCTCAGCAGCAACAGTGGTATTGTTCACTCATTAAAAACCAAGAactctttcaaaataaaaaccgGTTTTCAGAAAATAAAGACCAGTTAAGATGTTACCCTAGACTTTACTCCAGTATAATAGAGTGTTGTCATAAACATGGGGGCAAACAATTCAGACTTATATCAAGAAATATTCGTCCATCTGTCCGTGCTCCGACCAGATTCATGGGTGTACTCTCTGACCCAGAAAACAAAGGGAAAAAACAAGTTGGGATAAATTTTGACACCATTGGAAGTTGGAATAATCGTATCAGCATGCCCATTCTTATAAAAGAAAGTATTCAAACTG GGAAGCTTATTCCCCAGATTCCACTGGAAAAGATTGGAACAGCATCCCTTCTTGGTCGTCGGAACAGGAACGAAGATCGTTATGCCATAAAGAAATTATCCTCAGAGTATTTGTACTTTGGGATATTTGACGGACACAATGGTGACTTAGCGTCGGAGTACCTTCAAAGTTGTATGAGTGATAGCCTGTCTTTCTGGTTGTCACGGGAACCAGATGAGAGTGTGGTACTACGACAGTCATTTATAGATCTGAACAACAGTCTTGCCAGGCATTTAACATTGTACTGGCTAG ATGATGAACAGTTCAGTGCAGGAAGTACTGCTACTGTGTGTGTGTTACAACATAGTACGGAACTGACGATAGGCCATGTCGGGGACACGCGAGCTCTCCTTTGTCGGGGAGGTAAAGCTATAGCTCTCACTCAGGATCACAATCCTGATAATATAGGAGAGAGAAAACGAATTCAAGCTCGTGGTGGTGTCATCACGCCTAACAGTCTAGGGACGCCCAAAGTCAACGGAAACCTTAGTATGACGAGATGTATTGGTAATCTCCCCTTGAAAAAATATGGTGTCACAGAACATCCGGAAATAAAAACGAAAAAG CTTGACCATGGTCGGGATGCCTTTCTAGCACTGGTCAGTGATGGGGTCAGTTTTGTCCTGAGTGACCAGGAAGTTGTGGACATTACCTGTAGCTGTACTAACCCCCAGGAGGCTGCCAGTCGTGTTACTGATCAAGCACTACAATTCGGATCCGAGGACAATGCAACCTGTGTGATTATCCCCCTTGGTGCCTGGGGAAAATACAGCACTGATACAGGAACTATACAATACAGCTTTGGTAGAACATTTGTACCACTTAGGGATTCTTAA